In Oreochromis niloticus isolate F11D_XX unplaced genomic scaffold, O_niloticus_UMD_NMBU tig00008546_pilon, whole genome shotgun sequence, the sequence AAAACacagccgaaagagccggttctctataAAGAGCCGGAATTCCCATCACTACAGGACAGATAATAAATGACTCTTGCATGAGAAACTAGAGGCGGTGCCCTTTTTATTAGAGGGACTGGATAATACCGAAATCAGAGTCCTGTCGCCTTTACCGGCCGCTGGTCTGGACAAGGAGGTCACATATGAGAAGTTTCACCAGGTCAGTCACAGTTTGGGTGACCTCGTTGGACAGTACTTTACTGGGGAGAAGCCAAAAGGTCAACTGGAGATCGAGGGAATTCTCAAAGTAAGTCATTATATTCAAACTTGAATGAATTAGTGTTCACTTCATAAAGCCTAATTTACTGCCAATATtaatgtcaagagatttattctaaagacacttcttcagctaagtctaagggtagaaacacacacagacgctgtgtttttcacttgtatacaagggcggtcacagaacgctcacaacagagtgggggccctgtgatcagcgctctgttcttgcacttgtctttatttatatgcaaaaataatacaacagtgaatacgtctattcataggcagaggaaagttagtgcgtagggagtgaagataagagcggtttaggtgtatgcatgtgtgttgtgggatacagaaggacgcggcctctcttcttgttagggagcgtcagataagagtgtccagctctcctcttcctggcaggagtgaaataataacagcttgttcagctgtgagaaagaatttataaaacagtcctgtagtggacaacagtctaagtcatcaaaaggtcaacatacagtattctatcatatgcaaacttatatcattaaaagcttatactgactactaagtacaactCTCCGTTGAcaattaataatttattctttttGATAAGTGACACACCTTTGTTCCAGGTGGGGACAAATATTACGGGTGTAGGCGAGTTGAAGCTGGACACAGATGGCACTCTGAGTCTTCGACCCCCTTCTAACGGTTCACAGTACTTCCTGACCCCAGTGGACTTCGACGCCACACAAGGAGAGAATGAGAACTTTTTGGTGGAAAGTGTAGGTCATTATTTCTGCTTTGGCAGGGGCAGCAATCAATTTCTGGGCCAGGTTACGCTACTACCGCCACCTTGAGGCTCACAGGGAGCAGGAAAGAAAGGAATTTAACAGACTGCTGGCTGAAGCCGCAAGACAGCAAAATAATGTACCAGGACAGGACAACCTTCAAGGCGTGGCCATGTGTGTTATTTGCCTCAATCAGCCCTGTATCTGTGTCTTGTTGGACTGTGGACACGTGTGCTGCTGCCACACCTGCTACCAGGCTCTGCCACAGCAATATTGCCCTATTTGTAGACAGAGGATTGTAAGAGTGCTACCTCTGTATCAAGTCTGACGTAGCTGTGGAAGCAGGTCACCTCAGTAGAAGCTTCGAGTCTAAACTGCTACACTTATTAAATCAAAAATTAAATGTGAGTCATGTTGTGAAAACATTTTGTCCATAACGGAGATTTGTTGTGGGAAATATGGGAATATAAAACAAGTGGAAAAATGTGTAAACTTGTGCAATacagatgtttgttttgctGAGTGCTCATGTGCCTTGTTTTAGCATTTTCTACTGAGTGATGGTACTTTaaagtaaatggactgattcttttaTAGTGCTTTCCTGCCCtgcctgagcactcaaagcactttacacaacttcCCTCATTCACCGGTTCAAGGAAGCATTTTTTTGCTGGGATTTTAACTGGGACAGCAGCCTTAATCCCTCTGAAGACTGATGACCCAAGCTTTGAAGAAACAGTTGGTGCTACCAGCCAGCTTACACAGACAAATGCACATCTGACTACAGCTCCTGGAATTGATTGCCTGTACAAATATATCAATACAGTGGTCGGAAAGATAGAAAATACTTCAACAAGTGCTGGGAGCATAGAAAACTGTTCTAGCTGTTCAAAAAACAAGGATACGTGGATGCTCAAATCTTCACAAtgtacaaacaaaaaagactgTGCACTGTGCAGACTGTGGAAACCATTGTGAAATTTACCTTCTTGCTGTTGCTGCTAAATTGCTACTGTAGCCAAATCCTCTGTCACCTTCAGAAATATCTATTAGAAGAGATTTTTCCTGAAAGCCAGTGTGGCTTCCAGTCTTTCACCCACTGTGGACATGGTCAAAGGagttcacctctcatccgagaagcttcttcagttctaaggtcaaatggccgaggtccatctgacctcaggaattcacatgacaaggtggggccaggtttcacaatgggctcacctgaaaccctggctgattaggtcccacacccgctctcacaccttggcgcatgtgattagaggatcaccagggggtcctttgtccctcattggggggatactcccactgggtttaaatctgggactctcggccatttgaccttagaactgaagaagcttctcggatgagaggtgaaacgtcttcaagcaacttaaagaagtccagacgcttttctttgcaaactcctttaactacgatgacctggatgactgagaaccttcacagacacactgtggaCATGATCGTTATACTAGTACGACTGCAAGAACAGTGCATTGAATAacatttttgttgattttataaACACTTTGGACGCAGTAGTCAGAGCGCTGTACGGTTGCCGGATATCTTTGAATCACCAGACAAATACAAGCAACTGGTTCTTCTAGTTATCAGCAAGCATCAGCCCAGACACATGGCCACTGAAATTCCTGGACcgcaaataaaaatctcttaaactcatgttttcttaaaaataaaatatagaaaacaagtaaaatgtttaaactaagacattttactatttcattagaatagaatagaatagaattcaactttattgtcattgcacatgtcacaggtacagggcaacgaaatgcagtttgcatccatccagaaagtgctttagtcgtgatatagatatattacaatataaattagcaataatagagatgtgtaagtatattacagaaatgggtctattatggtatgttataatgtacacagtgtgaagtatgttatgaatattctataactataagtatgtacaggctgtagtgagtacaagctatgtacaggctatgaacaggatataaatatgaaataaaaactatacagaaatctgagaaatacagttatacagaatgtgaactatgtaagttataaacagttgtgggattaaaaattatcgtatgtacagaatgattatctacacagaactatacagtagtggtaaagtgctagtggttgtgggtgtgtgtatgttcagtccatgagtttaacgtgggtcagatgtcaggaggcagagttcaggagtctgacagctgtggggaagaagctgttccggtacctggtggtcttagtccggaggctcctgtagcgcctcccagagggcaggagggtgaagagtctatgtgatgggtgactggggtctctgatgattttcccagcccttttcagacaccgcttcctgtagatgtcctttatggcaggaagtggtgctccggcgatgcgctgggcagttttcacgaccctctgcaacgccttccggtccgaggcagagcagttcccgtaccagactgttatacagttggtcaggatgctctcgatggtgcagcgatagaagttcaccaggatgtctgaggacaggtggttcttcctcagagtcctcaagaagaagaggcgctggtgagccttcttgaccagcttggagcagttggtcgtccaggtgagatcctcggagatgtggactcccaggaacttgaagctgctcacacgctccacagccgtccccttaatgtggatgggtggatgtgggtcagcattcctcctgtagtccacgatgagctccttagtcttctcggtgttaagcagcaggttgtttgtgtcgcaccactcagccagacgatccacctcctccctgtaggcggcctcgtcgttgtcactgatgaggccaatcaccgtggtgtcatctgcaaacttaatgatggtgttggaaccatcagcaggtctgcagtcgtgggtgaagagggagtagaggaaagggctcatcacacagccttgtggtacaccggtgttcattgtgattgttgatgagcagcggttatccagtcggacatgttgggggcggttggtcaggaagtccagtaaccatttgcagatgagggaactgatgcccaggtctgtcagtttcctgatgagttgtgaggggtggattgtgttgaatgctgaactgaagtctataaacagcattctggcgtaggtgttgttgttgtccaggtgtgagaggacagagtgcagtgcgatggacactgcatcctctgtgctcctgttctggcggtatgcaaattggtgggggtccagggtggggggagacaggatttgaagtgtgctaagaccagctgctctaagcacttagtgatgatgggggtgagggctactgggcggtagtcaatgaggctagatgggttggagtttttgggtatcgggacgatggaggtggatttgaagcaggccggtaccacagcgtgggccaaggacaggttgaatatgtctgtcaggactcctgcaagctccccagaacacgctctgagaacacgcccggggataccatcaggacctgcagccttgtggacattgatcctgctcagcaccgctcctacatcggtgggggagagagtcagaggttggtggtctggcgtcatgtctgttatggttgtggttgtggggttgcctcgctcaaaacgagcataaaagttgttgagctcgttgaggaaggaggcatcagaggatgtgggggagggtttggtggtcctgtagtctgtaatggtctggagtggCAAGGACCTTAAAAGCAAAGCTCCAAGGTGATATAATTGTAATATCAAAATGTCCCATGAGCAATATGGTTTTAAGcatccttgccacatgcgtattaaaaatattaggtaactttcattttaatggcagcaacacatctaAGAAAACATTTGGTGGATCATGTAATTAAaagtatgatttaaaaaaaaaaaaaaaaagacagttgaGGATCTGGAATCCTATATCAGACAAGAACGGGACAAAATTCCTCTCCAAACgtccagcagctggtctcctcagttccAGAACATTTACAGGCTGTTGTTAAAAAAGAGGGTACGatacacagtggtaaacataGCCCTGATCCAATTCGCTTAAGATCTTTTTTGCTCGTATGATATTATTTATCTTCTGTTGTGGTTTTATAGTTTCATTTGGTTTatatctacattttatacagtgCAAAGCTTTTTGGAAATGGGGTTGTTTGCATATTTGTGTCTCTGTCTGGTTCTTTGAAGTTATAATTTACAGCCTTTGTCAAAGAGAAATATTGTTTTAGGAATAATTGGGGCTTTGGGACACTATTGTACTGTTAGTTAATTGTCATATAGAGAATGGACTATCCTGGGGTTTTGTGTAAAATCTATGTGTGCCATATTTTAGTTGACTTGTGAGGGCCAACAGACCTgaataaaaatgagcaaaacaaaatcagataggtcaaaatgtaattatttgagGGTTCGATGTTATATTTTCACATTATTAAGAGACAGTATAACAATGCCTGTTACTTAAAAGCAAAGCTCCAAGGTGATATAATTGCAATATCAAAATGTCCCCATGAGCAATATGGTTTTAAGCATTCTTTTTTGCAGAATGACTGAAAGAAATGGTTGTGCAAATTACGAAAAATattcagaaacttgtgtgttttaAGGAGTTTCTTTTCACATATGATCCAGTTCTTATATTTAGAACTGTGCTTTTGCATTGTTAGAATGCATAATTGTTGTGACTACTGATGCTTTAAGACCTCCATAAATATTCAGTGGGTTAAAGGTCGCTTGACACTAGAAGAATGTCAGTATTAGTCAGCACTCCAACTAACCTTAGATTAGCAAGCAGCATGTCTGGCATTACTGCTGCTATGTCTCAGCCCACTCCAAGTTTGGTCTTTTCTCCGTCCTGAGAAGATTATTAATGTCACTACTTTCAAGTCGGTTAACTTAAACAATCCTCATGAGTATTTAAGATCTATCCTAAAAACCCCTCTTAACCCAATATGAACAAAACCAACATATGAGAAATGTGTACTGCAATTGCAGTCTGGACTGCTAAGTGAGAGAGAAATCTTAATGGCCATCAACTTCTGTTGCTGAAGCCACATGGTTCCTCTTTGTATGAACTGCTAGAGCATGTGACTGATAACACAAGCAGAGCTACAGACAAACCAAAACTATTAGCCATATGTTGTTATACATACAGAACAATGTGCAATCAGATAAACTGCTCTGGCTACACTTCAGagaataaacagtaaaacttaaATGTATGTTTCTGTCTGAACAAACACTATTACAGTACGTAAATCAGGAGGCTGCTACTGATATGTTTATCTGCATGATTTTGCATATCATGTACAATCATAACAA encodes:
- the LOC109197892 gene encoding mitochondrial ubiquitin ligase activator of nfkb 1-A-like, coding for MVNILKVTPGACLQHVIIEGAVKPARRPLISWYNKDNVGMLHKFMVKEPRLLWNGLLRTCVANETALRAGSLKLHGSYSRSSTGTEQEGEREKESQGQEQETTSSHQKEGLDNTEIRVLSPLPAAGLDKEVTYEKFHQVSHSLGDLVGQYFTGEKPKGQLEIEGILKVGTNITGVGELKLDTDGTLSLRPPSNGSQYFLTPVDFDATQGENENFLVESVGHYFCFGRGSNQFLGQVTLLPPP